A stretch of Camelina sativa cultivar DH55 chromosome 18, Cs, whole genome shotgun sequence DNA encodes these proteins:
- the LOC104761028 gene encoding uncharacterized protein LOC104761028, translating into MNSRGGCCIARYGGGGGGGGYDMSKVDRIMLRYRPIAPRPDSGGSPSSPTDKNGSALTNVSSKSRRGKRKCSKENNTSSSGSGSVNSNGNSKRRRNEETKNGSGGVGGEIVTLPLLPDTPEKKNFSPSQTKAAPELGAAALRLSFNDGGNSIRRYQTELTTETVVYSSLLTVEGVTERWVVKEGEYAELGCTDEERRMKLERDTCPGFISDGLGRVIWTNGSYKDLVVGKDQEEKQCGSKMSVWLVMKEKPSVTYRTFTCRMRLQYTCRDKEVSSITSFCDVWRMSDGGFAWRLDVDAALCLGR; encoded by the coding sequence ATGAATTCTCGGGGAGGTTGTTGTATCGCGAggtacggtggtggtggtggtggtggtggatatGATATGTCGAAGGTTGATCGGATTATGCTCCGGTACCGTCCGATTGCACCGAGACCTGATTCCGGTGGATCTCCGTCTTCACCGACGGATAAAAACGGATCGGCGTTAACTAACGTTTCGTCGAAGTCACGGAGAGGTAAGAGAAAATGTTCAAAGGAGAATAACACTAGCAGTAGCGGTAGCGGATCTGTTAACAGTAACGGTAACAGCAAAAGACGGAGAAACGAAGAGACGAAGAACGGATCTGGTGGTGTCGGTGGTGAGATCGTGACGCTGCCTCTTCTTCCGGACACTCCTGAGAAGAAAAACTTTTCTCCGTCGCAGACTAAGGCGGCGCCGGAGTTAGGTGCGGCGGCGTTGCGGCTGAGTTTTAATGACGGAGGTAACTCTATCAGACGTTATCAGACGGAGTTAACGACGGAGACGGTTGTGTACTCGTCGTTGCTGACGGTGGAGGGTGTAACGGAGAGATGGGTGGTGAAGGAGGGAGAGTATGCTGAGTTAGGGTGTACGGACGAGGAGAGGAGGATGAAACTAGAGAGAGACACGTGTCCGGGTTTTATATCTGACGGCTTAGGGAGAGTCATTTGGACGAACGGGTCGTACAAGGATTTGGTTGTTGGGAAAGATCAGGAGGAGAAGCAGTGTGGTAGTAAGATGAGTGTGTGGCTTGTGATGAAGGAGAAACCTTCGGTAACGTACCGTACGTTCACATGTAGGATGAGATTGCAGTACACGTGTCGTGATAAGGAGGTGAGTTCGATCACTTCGTTCTGTGATGTTTGGAGGATGAGTGACGGTGGCTTTGCGTGGCGGCTTGATGTTGATGCTGCACTGTGCCTCGGACGGTGA
- the LOC109130419 gene encoding uncharacterized protein LOC109130419 produces the protein MCLTLIASHLKAPTPRSPIGPSLPPRTASLMSDPNITPRLYSFVQSRRCAVHRLVSHVAEFSPNVSNVTVSFLYIPNTNTLHLSPTKPKTKLVC, from the coding sequence ATGTGTCTAACTTTAATCGCATCGCACCTTAAAGCCCCCACTCCTCGCTCTCCCATTGGTCCGTCACTCCCCCCTCGTACCGCGAGTCTCATGTCGGACCCAAACATCACGCCACGTCTCTACTCTTTCGTCCAATCACGTCGTTGCGCTGTTCATCGTTTGGTCTCGCACGTGGCAGAGTTTTCTCCGAACGTGTCGAACGTAACAGTATCGTTTCTTTATATACCAAACACCAACACGCTTCACCTTTctccaacaaaaccaaaaactaaactgGTTTGTtag